One window of Leifsonia sp. AK011 genomic DNA carries:
- a CDS encoding HAD-IIA family hydrolase, giving the protein MRARGGRVPESILDDVDVILADLDGVIYRGAGPIEYAVESINALDSRLRVGYLTNNASRSDATVAAHLVDLGLHVVASDVVTSPQAAMTLLAGLVPEGSTILVVGGEGLTVELERRGFVVTRTAEDSPAAVVQGFDPSVGWLQLAEASFVLGGAAGADIPWVATNTDWTIPQARGTAPGNGTLVSAVHTAVGRLPLVAGKPEVAIYEEAFARFGSRRALMIGDRLDTDILGANRAGIPSALVLTGIDQAKQVLAAVPDQRPTYILDDLRGLHEPYPETQTVEEGDSVLTIVGSARVRRRAHVLTAEAGSGLDLLRAGCAAIWNSGATIYALDVPPELYS; this is encoded by the coding sequence ATGAGGGCGAGGGGCGGCCGAGTGCCTGAGTCGATCCTGGACGATGTGGACGTCATCCTTGCCGACCTTGACGGTGTCATCTACCGGGGGGCCGGTCCCATCGAATATGCCGTCGAGAGCATAAACGCGCTCGACTCTCGCCTTCGCGTCGGTTATCTGACCAACAATGCCTCGCGTTCCGATGCGACGGTAGCGGCACACCTTGTCGATCTGGGGCTGCATGTCGTTGCATCCGACGTCGTCACGTCACCCCAGGCCGCCATGACGCTTCTCGCCGGCCTCGTGCCGGAGGGCTCGACGATCCTCGTCGTGGGAGGCGAGGGCCTCACGGTCGAACTCGAGCGCCGAGGGTTCGTGGTGACCCGTACGGCCGAGGATTCACCCGCGGCCGTGGTGCAGGGGTTCGACCCTAGTGTCGGCTGGCTGCAGTTGGCCGAGGCATCCTTCGTGCTCGGTGGCGCGGCGGGGGCCGACATTCCCTGGGTTGCCACGAACACCGACTGGACGATCCCACAGGCTCGAGGCACCGCACCCGGCAACGGAACACTGGTGTCTGCCGTGCACACGGCAGTCGGACGCCTGCCGCTGGTGGCAGGTAAGCCGGAAGTCGCGATCTACGAGGAGGCCTTCGCTCGATTCGGCTCCCGTCGCGCCCTGATGATCGGGGATCGCCTGGACACCGACATCCTCGGGGCCAATCGCGCCGGCATCCCCTCGGCTCTCGTCCTGACCGGAATCGACCAGGCCAAGCAGGTGCTCGCTGCGGTACCGGACCAGCGACCGACGTACATCCTGGACGACCTGAGGGGTCTCCACGAGCCGTATCCGGAGACGCAGACCGTCGAGGAGGGCGACTCGGTCCTGACGATCGTCGGCAGCGCGAGAGTACGGCGACGCGCTCACGTTCTCACGGCGGAGGCGGGAAGTGGGCTCGACCTTCTGCGGGCCGGCTGTGCGGCGATCTGGAACTCCGGGGCGACGATCTATGCCCTCGACGTTCCACCCGAACTATATTCGTGA
- a CDS encoding TlyA family RNA methyltransferase, with product MADSRLDAAVAARGLARSRSHAATLITQGLVTVDGVGVVKPAHRVGDTQSIEVANTDHYVSRAAHKLIAALDTFPIDPRGRLAIDVGASTGGFTQVLLERGARSVISLDVGHGQLAEPVRSDPRVRNLEGVNARYLQPETLAEQAGTTERPSLVVGDLSFISLGIVLPGMLAVAETGADFVLLVKPQFEVGRTGIREGVVRTAALRDEAVMGVLWAAWDLGLGTAGILPSPIVGTAGNREYLAWLSAERGSNPAEWSAAVSAIA from the coding sequence ATGGCTGACTCGCGGCTTGATGCTGCGGTGGCCGCTCGCGGCCTCGCACGCTCGCGGTCGCATGCTGCGACGCTGATCACGCAGGGTCTGGTCACCGTGGACGGAGTGGGTGTCGTGAAGCCCGCGCATCGCGTGGGTGACACCCAATCGATCGAGGTGGCGAACACTGACCACTATGTGAGCAGGGCAGCACACAAGCTCATCGCAGCACTCGACACATTCCCGATCGATCCCCGTGGTCGGCTGGCGATCGACGTGGGAGCGTCAACGGGCGGATTCACGCAGGTTCTCCTTGAACGCGGAGCTCGCTCCGTGATCTCCCTCGATGTTGGCCACGGACAACTCGCAGAACCGGTTCGGTCGGATCCCCGCGTTCGCAACCTCGAGGGCGTGAACGCGCGCTATCTGCAGCCCGAGACCCTCGCCGAGCAGGCGGGAACGACGGAGAGGCCAAGCCTGGTGGTGGGCGACCTGTCGTTCATCTCGCTCGGCATAGTGCTCCCGGGGATGCTCGCTGTGGCCGAGACTGGTGCCGACTTCGTGCTGCTGGTGAAGCCGCAGTTCGAGGTCGGGAGGACGGGCATCCGTGAGGGGGTCGTGCGCACGGCGGCGCTCCGGGACGAGGCTGTCATGGGGGTGTTATGGGCCGCATGGGACCTCGGGCTCGGGACCGCGGGCATCCTTCCCTCCCCAATCGTCGGTACCGCGGGCAATCGCGAGTATCTCGCCTGGTTGAGCGCGGAGCGCGGCAGCAATCCGGCAGAATGGAGTGCAGCCGTTTCCGCGATCGCGTGA
- a CDS encoding NAD kinase has product MTSERHILVVAHTGRAESLEAALEVCRQLMADGLVPVLPEDGHGQIVEAAPDLVGAAILDVDVQKHELELVIVLGGDGTILRAAELARGCSAPLLGVNLGHVGFLAESEREELGETVARALAQDYEVEERMTLSVRVKLDGEVIYETWALNEASVEKANRERMLEVVVEVDGRPLSTFGCDGVVMSTPTGSTAYSFSAGGPVVWPSLDAMLLVPISAHALFSRPLVVGPESALAVEILERTPGGAVLWADGRRTFELPPRARVVVRRSPVPVVLARLQQAPFTDRLVNKFALPVTGWRGPGSEEGARP; this is encoded by the coding sequence GTGACATCCGAACGACACATCCTCGTCGTCGCGCACACCGGGCGCGCTGAGTCGCTTGAGGCGGCGCTCGAGGTCTGCCGGCAGTTGATGGCCGATGGGCTCGTGCCCGTGCTCCCCGAGGACGGGCACGGCCAGATTGTGGAGGCGGCTCCGGATCTGGTCGGCGCCGCGATCCTGGACGTCGATGTGCAGAAGCACGAACTCGAGCTCGTCATCGTGCTGGGTGGGGATGGCACCATCCTCCGTGCCGCCGAGCTTGCTCGCGGATGCTCAGCGCCCCTGCTCGGCGTGAACCTCGGGCACGTGGGTTTCCTCGCCGAGAGCGAGCGCGAGGAACTCGGCGAGACGGTGGCCCGCGCGCTGGCCCAGGACTACGAGGTCGAGGAGCGCATGACGCTCTCAGTGCGCGTGAAGCTCGACGGTGAGGTCATCTACGAAACATGGGCCCTCAATGAGGCCTCCGTTGAGAAGGCCAACCGCGAACGCATGCTCGAGGTCGTGGTCGAGGTGGACGGTCGCCCGCTGTCGACGTTCGGATGTGACGGTGTCGTCATGTCCACGCCGACGGGTTCCACGGCCTACTCGTTCTCCGCGGGAGGGCCGGTGGTCTGGCCCAGCCTGGACGCCATGCTCCTCGTTCCGATCAGCGCGCACGCCCTGTTCTCCCGCCCGTTGGTCGTGGGCCCCGAGTCCGCGTTGGCGGTCGAAATTCTCGAGCGCACACCCGGGGGAGCGGTGCTCTGGGCCGATGGCCGCAGGACCTTCGAGCTGCCCCCGCGCGCCAGGGTCGTCGTGAGACGGTCACCGGTGCCGGTGGTGCTGGCGCGGCTCCAGCAGGCACCCTTCACCGACCGGCTGGTCAACAAGTTCGCACTCCCGGTCACGGGATGGCGCGGGCCCGGAAGCGAGGAAGGCGCTCGCCCGTGA